A part of Aegilops tauschii subsp. strangulata cultivar AL8/78 chromosome 2, Aet v6.0, whole genome shotgun sequence genomic DNA contains:
- the LOC141041850 gene encoding uncharacterized protein: protein MIRAAMDDVRFLLNIQEKMMEKLRKVSSWRLLVQSELYCRCFCINDNQHEDWPPLPAVPDDIEAEACVPEVDILSLLVVPPGKMGCIIGRKGSSIIVVKESCNVEIHIGGAKGPPDLIRVTYRGYGQDKDIHSEGDCPRLRTRG from the exons ATGATTCGAGCAGCAATGGATGATGTGCGCTTCCTTCTCAATATACAAGAGAAAATGATGGAGAAGTTGAGAAAAGTATCTTCATGGCGTCTGTTAGTACAAAGTGAGCTATACTGTAGGTGTTTTTGCATAAATGACAACCAACATGAAGATTGGCCGCCTCTTCCAGCTGTCCCTG ATGACATTGAAGCTGAAGCTTGTGTTCCTGAGGTGGATATCCTTTCGCTCTTGGTTGTGCCTCCTGGAAAAATGGGATGTATTATTGGTAGAAAAGGATCATCAATAATTGTTGTGAAAGAATCTTGCAA TGTTGAAATCCATATCGGTggtgcaaagggacctccag ATTTAATTCGCGTGACTTATAGAGGATATGGCCAGGACAAAGATATACATAGTGAAGGAGATTGTCCCAG GCTTCGCACAAGAGGCTGA